The Montipora foliosa isolate CH-2021 chromosome 6, ASM3666993v2, whole genome shotgun sequence genome includes the window GGGACCTATTGCCTCCCGAAGTACGTCAACACGTGTTGGAGGTTCGAGATCGAGAGGAGGAGAAGGAACGAGAGAAGGACCGGAGGGAACGTTGGAACCCCATTCACGAAGAGTTACTCCGTCTACCACGTTGCGCTCAACATGGCACGGTACGTTCCGGTTATTTGTATTGGGTGGGAATCGAAGCGGATCTGATAGATtcgtttattttatttgatGTCTTTTAGATGACGGCGACGTACGTAGGAGAATCGACTATCGTCTTTGAATGCGGACCGTGCCGACGGTTTGCCCCTGGGGGTAATCCTGCGGGAAGCCGACGCATGAAATGTCGGTATTGTCTTTTGGGCGTGATGGGTTGTCCGGGGTATCGTTATTGTACGGGCACGTATCGGTCTCCTCGTCCAGAAGGGATGGTCGTGTGTCGTTGGTGTCGATGGCCCGTCTACCGGAGAGGTCTTCTTTGTATGCCGTTTCGATCTCCTCATTGTCGTTGTTTTGTTGTAGGTCATGGTAGTCACTAGGTCGGAGGCGGATCATCATTGGGTCGAATGGGAATGTCGTTGCAGTTACGTGGAATTGACGTGTAGACAATgggattgttgttgttgtgcgGTTTCATACCATTCGTACCGTCGTCCGGGATGTTTGATTTGCACCTGTGACGTGGGTTATGGGTTTCCACCGTGTCGTCATGATTTGGGGGACTGGTGTTATTTGTGTCAGGGGCATAGTTGGACCCATGGTTCTTTTTCTCTTTCGTAGGTGATTTGCCAATTTGAGGATATGTTCGGGGATGAGAGGCTATCGAGATGGGTATGGAGGAATGGTTGTTGGATGTGGCGACGGAGACGGCCTCCGAGAACGATGAAGCAGCTTCTATGGAGACGACGTTATTTGAAGGAGGTTCTAAGATAGGTTCTTTTTGTTAATAGATGGTGGTGGAGGAACATAGAACCAGAGGTTATCCACTGAGTGGCTATCCACGGAGGGCGACTTGGACTTGGATCAAGTGGGTGTGTCCTCAACGTTGTACGGAGACTGCCGCCACGTGCATTCACTGTTTGAAACGACTGGACCTCAATCATTTTGGTTGCCTGTGTTACGGGTGTCTCATTCGTTGTCGATGTGACGGGTCGGAGACCTCCTACGGACGTCGCCGTTGCTATTCGGGGGGTCGCCGATCTACTTATCTTGAGTTTGAACCTTATTACGGCTACAGTAACCGTGACCGTTGattctttttttaattgataGTGGTCTTGGTTCCCGTCCATCTTTCCAGACTTTGTTCCACCCGGACGTTGTACCTCTTATGGATACGGATCGTGTACTTCTTATTGCTTTCGTCTTAGGGGCACGGGTCTCTTTTGGGACGGGATACTGATTCAAACGTTTCGTTCTCTTTATTATCATTAGATGTGGTGTCGTCTGAATCAGTTTACTCGTTATTCGTACCAACGGGGTTGGACGAAAAAAGAGATGGACATTACGGCGGAGTTGTGGAAGAGGATTGATGTGGATTTTTGGGATCCGTTTTATGGACTCGTTACTGTGTACAACCGTCGATAAccgatttttttattttcattagaCTTGGTGTGTCCATAACAGATGTACTCGCTTTTCATCCCAGAGGGGTTAGACGGCAAAAGAATTGAATATTGTAGTGGAGTTATGGAGGGCGGTCGGTGTCCATGGTCGTAttcgtcgccgtcgtcgtcgtcgccgATAGTCGATTCTCCTATTAACGTGGATGTCATTTTTCTGTTTAGACTTGGTGCAGTCTGCCTACTTTTGGTTCGTACAGTGGACCTCGTTCCTCCAAACAAGAGACTGTTCATTTTCGAGTTTGGACAGATATCAAAGACGAAatcaatcaacaacaacaacaaatcaaTTCAATCAATGGCGTCCCTAATTATTTTGATGGTGATTATTTTTAGTTCATGACGGTGTTCGCCAATGGGGAAGGGTTTACGTTTTGGGATTCACCTTGTTGTTCGTATGGACCCATCACATGCATGTATTGTCTTGACCGGCTCAATGACCAACGAACGAACATAGCACCACAGGAACATGCACGACATTGCCAGGGGACCTACACACGTCGTAGGGAAAAATCGACTGCGGTTGAGAGATCCTATAGCCTCGTGTGGAATGATCGTTATCAGATGCGTGTCTTATGGGAACTAACGCCTCGATGAATTTCTCGTAGATCATGGTTCGTGCCGACCGATGTTTTTGTACGTGGAGTGGACGCTTTCATGTGCACGAGAGACGACCCTATACGCCCGAGGTTCGATTCATGTTACTGGAAGAACGTCTGACGGGAGtttctttgtttatgttttagtTGCTGAGCATTCCCCCGGATGTCGAGGAGTACGTAGCGATCGAGGGTCGTCGTTACTGTGCGGAGTGTTTTGGAGAACGGTATACCATGGTCCAGGAACTGACCATCATCGATGCGATCGTGTCACGATACGGATTTTACAATTATAGGGGATCAGACCCCATCACAGGCATCGGATCGTTTCAGTTACGTGTCATCTACCCTTACGATGAGGATTTGGTGGAGGAGATATTGGAAGAGGATCGAGGCGTGGCCCTTTATTATTTGGATCCACCTGTATGGCGTCGTCAGATCATGGTCCGTAACGAGGAGGGACATTTTGTTTATCAGAATACCGAAGGACATTTGGTGGTACGGGCGAGATGTTATCACAGTATGGGACCTCCTTATTGTTCTTGTTTCGTTCCAGATCCAGATCCAGATCCATGCGACTCTTTTTGATATATGTTGTTCCACCCAACACTGGTTGAGGAAGTCATGGAGATGTGCGGAGATATGGCGTCTTCGCCACTATCGTATGAGAAGAGGATCTGATGGACATGTTTATTTCCATTGCAGATCCAATTACCCCCTGCACGGCGTCACATGAGAGCGGTCATGCTGTATGGTAGTCTGATTTGTTGTGCAACAGGACAGGCCCTTCGTGAGGCCTGGCGTTATAGGAGACAGCCCCTGTGGCACCCGGAAAAACAGATCAAAAAGAATCAGAAGACGGGACAGTTTTATTTTGTACCTTTTATTGACATTTACGGTCCTTACCGTCGTCGGACAAGAATATTCAATCGTAAATTTCgttgaaaatgttcaaaattaaaGTTTGAGTTTACGTTTCATTTGCATGATTTTCTTGACCACTTTCTCCGTCTTCTTCTTTTTGCCTGGGAGGTTACTGATAGCCCGAATCATTTTGTCGTCGGCTTTCCACTTGTCCTGTAAGTTTCTGGCCTTGGCATAATCCATGTCGTGGGTCTTGGCAATCTTGTCCAATCGATTGATGCCAGGATCCCCTCGTTTGAGTCGTTTGGCCAATTTGGTGCCAGGACCCATGTACTGATAGCCAGGCCAATGAAACTCGATCCCGGTCTTGCCCAAAGCCTTCTGCAAGTCAAACTTGCCACCTCGCTGACGTCGTCGTCGTTGGCGTCGTCGTCTCTTAGTAGTCCTCGCCATCCAAGCGTCGTTTGAGTTTCTTATCAAAATCCAACCAACCGGGCGGGCGTTGTAATTTATCTGTTTCGGTAGGACGACGGCGACCTGTCTTCTTACGAATCTTCTTTTTGACCGATTGAGCGGTCGTCTCCATGTAGTCGGCCACACTATCCCCCATCATCCTGGGATCTCCTTGAAACGGAAGCTGTCCCCAATCGACGGAGGGAACCGGTGTCTTGGGGGTCGACTTTTTTTTCTTCGACTTCTTTTTGGGCGGGGCTGCTTTAGGTTGAGTCATGAATCGAAGTCGTTTTTTAGCTTTAGGGGGTGCTGAGGGTGTGGTCTCGGACGtgtccttcttcttctttttcttgaccAATTGCGTCAACATGGAGTGTAAGGGTCCTTGCGCATAGGCATCGGCTTCGGCATCGCGTTCGTCATCGGCGTCCGGCCCGAACCCGAGAGGTTGTCGAACGGCTTTGGTCCACCGTTTCTTTTCGTCGGCCAGAGAGGTGGCCAGGGTATTCTTGATACCTGGAGGAATCCGATCCGACATGAGAACGGCTTCTTGTTTGGCGGCGATACGAGCGGCCTTGGCCAAAGGAAGGTTTTCGGTCAGACGTTCCTTGTACACGTCTTCGAGTTGACGCAGTCGTTGGGGATCGATCAAgactttgttttcaaatcctGGAATGGTCTCCGCTTCGCTCATCGTGAGGTACTAAGATCGTCGCGTCTCTCTCTGGTTTTATAGTAGAGGGTCTGTTTCTCGTAGCGTTCGCGTTCCAGATGTCGATTCAATTCGCAGACTTGTTCTTGCAAGACCCCCATCTTTTGTTCGGCGAGCTCCAAACTCTGATTGCGTTCTTGCAATTGATCGGTCAATTGACGGACAATGTCGCATTGTTCTCGGACTCGATGTCGAAGCCCGCGTATCTGATCCTGTAGGGCGCAAAACGAACGAGGTCCGTACGTCCACGTATTGTCGCACCAACCATCGTCCATGTTTGCAAAATGATCTTTGGATCGATGTCCACGGGCTTTTTATCGTTTCCTGGGTCTTAGTATGTCACAAGCTGTGTTTAGTCTGTGTCCTTTGCTTCGTTGTACCACGTCACAAGCGGCGTTCAGACCATCCCAAAGAGCTCCCCCTGTCTGATTCATCATCAATTGACGTCTCTTTTTAATAGAATGTTTTCGACGAGACATGTCCCCCAAGACCTTTTCGTAAGGTCGAAGCCGTCCCACTATCTTGGACGAGATAGGAACATTCCCTCGGATCGTGTTCATGACCAATTCACTCACGGCATTGATTTGATCGGCATTGGCGGCCTGAAGGCGTGCCCGACGGGTTTGATGATCGGCTTCTTTCAAGACGCTCCGTAGAAACGGCCATTGTCGTTCTATCCTCCACGACATGGTTGGTGTGTTCCGGGCTATCGATCCGGGGGCGTTCTTTTTATACACGGAGAACCCCTGgtcgtcttcgtcgtcgtcgtcggcGGCGTCCTTTTCGCAGAGGTTTAGGAACAGCCGTTGGGAACATGATCAGGTTGCCGCCCCGTTGCACCCATATGGGTAAACCACGACCGCGTTGACGTCTCCCGTTCAACCAAATACCGCTACCACGTTGACGTGCCATTGTTACCATGGGATCGGTTGGACTGTCCTTTTTATAGTTATCGTCGACCTCTGAGTTTACGTTTGAGTTTCTCTAGGAAGATTTGACCTTTATAACGAGGCGGTTTATAGGCAGGAATGTGCGTGTACACAATGGCCGAATCGTCTCCACGGCGAGCGTCTTCGGCTCGTGTTCGAGCCACCATGTCATCGTACCGTTTACGGTGACGTGCTCCGGTCCGAGCATTCTTACGCGCCAGAGCAGCCACGCCTCCAAGGGCAGCACTTGCCCCTGCCACGATCAAAGGAAGCACCCCGCCACGCTGACGTCTTCGTCGTCGGACGGGTGGTTTTCTCCTTCTTCTTTGCTTCATAGGCCCCTCAAAGGATGTGGATCCCCACGCATCATTCGATCCATCACCATTTTTCGTGCCCAAGGTTTTCGTTTGAGAATCCGTTTCATCATACCGTAATTATACTTGGGTGCTTCATAGTGGCCGGTGGCTCCTATGGCACCCATCCTTTTATACCTCTTGTCTTTCCCTAACGTGTATCCAGCAGCCACGGCTTTGCCTAGGATCGACAAGAGGCCGCGTCCACGTTGTGGGGGTtgtcgtcgccgtcgccgtcgtctgGGTTTGGGCATGATTGATGGTACGAGTTGGTGCATGTCCTTTTATGGGTTACTGAGTCGGGAAGAGGTGCGTCGGACGGTGGGTGTACCGCCATCTTCGTAGACTGTGGTCACGGTGTTGGTATGAGTAATGTTCCGGATACGACGTCCATCCGTTCGTTGACGAGCGTCTTGAGATAACAAATCCATTTGACGACGAAGTCCATCCTGGTTCAAACGTCGTCGACCTCCACGGCGACTGCTGCCTCCGGGAGAACCTCCAGGAGAACCTCCGCCACCAGGAGAACCTCCTCCGCCGCCACCGCCTCCtccaccgccaccgccgccacCACCGCCTCCGCCTCCGCCACCACCGCCTCCGCCACTGCTACCTCGACGACGGGAACCTGCAGGAGAACCTGCTGGGAGAGGACGTCGACGCGGACGTTTCCCGCCAGTGGTGGGACGAGGACGAGTGTCAGCATTGGAAGGACCGCTGGCAGCAAAATCTTGCAAATCTTGGTCAGAGATGTCATAATCTCTTTGAATCTGTGTTCTCTGAGCAACGGGGATACTCCCGTCCAAAAGAGAACGCATCATGAGTTGTCGTTGGGCTACAAACCCATCGGTCTCTAATCCCCCGGTACCAAGTCCCAGTTCGGTCAGCAGGGCATTGGGGTCGGGCGTCGGCACACGACCCTGATCCAACGTTTCCAAAAACTCTTGAATCGTACTGTTGGGGGTTCGTGTTCCGACGCCGGCCGGACTGTTTCTGGGAGTCATGTTGGGAATGCTGTTCCCCACACCAGCCGGGGACGTACGCGGTGTCCTGCTCCCCACACCGGCTGGGGCAGACGTCATCCTGGGTTCAGAAAACGATCGGGTTCCTAGAGGAATGTGTCTAGCGGTCTCGAGCCGTTCACTCAAATGCAAAGCACGTCCTCCTTGTCTTCGACGTCGACTAGCCGCTCGTTCTTTGGCTCTCCGTCGTCGTTGATGTTGACGGTACTCTTGCAATTCCTTTTGATACTCGGAAGGGTCGCGTTCAAATTGAAATTGGTCAAACGGCGATCCGGGACTGGAAGGTGTGGAAGGAGCTTGTCGTCGTCGGTACTCTGCCAAGGCACGTTGATAGTCAGAGGGATCCCAATGGGCAAACGGGGATCCTGGGCTACTCATTCACGTTTCCACACTTGAGTCGGACCATCCGATGGTGTCACACAACTGAACAGTCGGTACCGATCGTCTGAAGCGGGATGAAGATCCATCATTATATACCCGTACGGGCGTTGCGTGCACCTCTCGAAGAGACGAAGGACGTCACGCCATCGATCGGGAAAGGCTTGTAACGTCAAGGCCCGAAATCCCGATTGATCTCTAGGATTCTTGAACACAAAGAGATAATGGGCATTCCTAGAGATGGTCTTGGCATACTTGCCGGATGGAAACAAGTCTTGACACAAATACAACACCGTGATGTTCCGATGATGCGATTCTCGGGTGAATAGATCCAACACGCGTTTGTCGTTCCCACCTTCGTCCATGAGATCGTCCAAGACCAGGATCCCGCCTTGACTTTTTCCAAACCATTGTCGAAGATCCGAAATGTCAGGGATCCCTTCGTGAAATCGGATCCCACGACCTTTCATCCGTTCGAAACGCGGTTGCCATACGGCATAACAGTAATGACACGGTTTGGTCCGATCTCCTTCAAAGACATTGCCTTGCGTCAAGAGGGCTTCGGTCAATTGCGTCTTGCCACTCCCCGAGGGACCGACGATCATCGTgctactgggttgccgtatcaTCCTTTGTCGATGATAGAAAAAAAGGACGGGAGGGCACACTTCTTTTAAATTGGCCCGGTTGTGTACCGATGTCCCGGGTTATACTCCATCTCTTGGATGGACTCCCATCCTTGGTTTGACATGGGACGACCCGACTATTTATGTGATGCAAGACAAGACACGACAAGACAtgtggtacaaaaaaaaaagtttaatgtAGAAGAATCGGTTCATGCGGTGTACAACCTTGAAGGCAGGGTAATGCATTGACCTCTTTGACTATTTGACGACGTACTTGTCGGCCCACCCTTCGATCGTTGGCTACAAAATCGTGgggagaaaatgtttgcacaAACTCGTGCATGGTACGTCCCCGAACCCTATCTTTCAAAAACATCAAAGCATAATGACCGCAAGCGGTACTGTTCAAAGCTTGGAGGGTCCGATCGTTCCATTGCACTGCATCCCATTCGTCTTCGAGCCATCTCTCCAGGTCGGGCGCTTGGTAGGTCGTCAACGGGAGTCCGTAACTGTCCATGACTTCACACCGATTCTGTTCCGTCCAAAGTCCCAACCAATGTTGACCCGGTTCCCCTCGTGGGTCCGTATTGACAATGTAGGCGGCCCGTGTCGTACGGGGTGGACGCGACGGGAGTCCGTCGGAGGGATGGACGCCGTGAAAGACGCGTTTCAGGATCGGATCGTCCAAGGCCAAGGCGCGTAAGGTCACGTCACTCAAGGGCACAAATTCCATTTCTGTTCACTCGTACTTTTGATACAGGATGTTTCCGTTGGTACCGGCTTGAAAGCTGTCTTCGAATTCGCCAAACACCAGAATGGTGATGTTCTTGTCGGGAGCGGCATTAAATCGGATTTCCAGACGCAGCTTGCCTTTTTGTTTGGGATTTCGATGATACGGTGAATCGGCATTCCCGCTGGGCACATTGTTAAACATGAACAAGGTACAATTCTTGCCATAGCCCCAATCTCCTGGCTGGATCATGTGAGGACGATGATTGGCTAGGGAACCACTGGCTTCCAAGAGACGTTGATAGCCCAACCAGTCTTTACGCGTATTGGTGCCATTCAACTCCAAGGTCGGATAGGGATATTCTTCCCCACCCACTAGTTGACGGATACTCTTCACTCCAAAATCTTGGAAGGCGTACGGGTAATACTCCAAATCCCCATTGAACGCTTTGCTATCCAGCAGCCCGACGACCAAGCGGTCGGGAAGACGGCCGGTAAATATTTGGTCTTCGGTCCACAAGGTGGTCTTGCCATCGAACGAGAAGGTTCGGATTTGACTTTTGACCATGGGATAATTGGCCATTTGACCTTTCACATCGATCTTGGCCATCAGTTCGTTGCCCACACTGACATTCAGGTTGACGCGGCACAAATGAAAGGTGACTTTGATATCCCCTGCACCCAACGTGACGTATCTTTTGACTCCTGTCCCACTGGTCTTGGTCCCAAACAGGAAAAAGTCCGGGGTGTTGCAAAACAGTTCCATCACCATTTCTACGCGAGGGACCAACAAACGTCCCGTTCGCATGGCGGCCAGATGAGGATACATGATCATGGTGGCTTTGTTGTTGCCGTAAAAGAGTTTGGTGGCCGTCTTCAAAGCATTCGTACTGTTGTGCGCCCATCCGGCGGTGGTGGAAATGTCGTCGTCGCCTCCTGCGGCCGCCAGCTGTTCCTCCACGTTCAGGTAATTCACCCAACCTTGAGGGGCCAACAACGTATCGCCTTCGTCTCGACTATAATTCAAGAGGGTTTCGATGAAAGATTTGTACATGTACGTATCGGTCTGTTCGCTCATCAAGACACCACCCAGTCGTAGATTGATCTGTTTGAAGAGACCGTGGGCCAGATTGTTGGTGACGTACACAAACTTGGTGTTGTTGGCATCCGAGGCACTGTTGGCATCGGTCACGATGCCATTGGTCGACGCCGAATTCAATTTCAGTTCGATTTCAAAAAAACTGCGTCCCAAATCCACAAATTCGTCCAAACCGGGAACGGTAAAGGTGACGGGTACGATACCCGTCATGGCGGCACTATAGGGGATCATCCGGTACGAATCGACCGTGATGTCCGTCGACGGCATAGTAAACAGTTCCACACTCATcgtgttcttcttcttctggtaCGTCGTCGTGGTGCTCTCGGTAGGTGCAGCATCAACCAACCACCGTACTGAACGGGGTTCCTGCCTTTTATAGTAGGAGCAGACTGACGTCGACGGTAAGCGCGTTGTCGACGCAACCGTGAATGAACGACCATCGGTCGGCGATTCATCGTCTAAAGATGGACGCCAGACTTCGTTTGGCTTTTTTATAGGCATGTCGTCCGCCGGCTTTGAGACCGACTTTCACCAAAGCGCCCGCCTTTCGTTTCAAACCGCGTTTGAGCGAGTGTCCCACCACACCTCCAACGTCGTTGAAGGAACGACCACTCGCTGCGGCTTGAAGTCCCGTTTGCATGGCGTTCATCAAAACGGGCGAGGCAATCTTGATCAACTCTTCGGTAGCACCCGATCCGCGAAGGTACGGAGGATAATACCGTGTCAAACTACCCCCACGCATGATGAGAAAAATGATAACCCACGACGTGTCTTCATTTTTATACGTTTTTTTCATTTCCGTTTCCGGAACTGAAAGGTGACGATGGTCCTATGACCTCTTCCCAGGTCAGCCAGATGTCCATCACTCTCGGCCACGCTGACTTCGATGACATCCAAGTAACGACGACGCATGGGCATCCATTGAATATGCATCGGTTCGAAATAGACGTCCCCTCCGCCACGTCGTTGATAGTGGACTTCTCGTATCAGAGGATGTTCGGCATCTCCCATGACGTTACTACTCACCACGTCTGAGTAGATCAATAAGCTTCGGGAGGTATGACTTAGAGCCTGCTGGAATGCCGTGTTCAAATTGAGAAAGTGCCACTCTACCACAAAGCTCAGGGTGAGCCAGGTCGTATCGGCCATCCATAACACTTCCAAGGCTAGTTCCGTATTGGACACCCGCGTTGCTTTCTTAGTCTTTGCGTCATGAAGACTGTATCGAATATTGGGACCCAGACTGTGTTTGCCCTTGTTGTCGACTTTCAACCATCCCATGCGAAAGGCCAAATCCTTGACGATTCTCAGTTCCACGTTATTACCGGTAATAGGATGACTTCCCAGGACTCCAATATCCTTTTTTTCCAAGACAGCCGTCTCTCCTTCCCAGCGAAAGGTCGGTCGACGTGCGTCCTCCACTTCACCATGAACGACTCCTTGCAAAGTATCGGTGATCTCCAGATTGATCTCATTGATCAAAGCTTTCATGAGTCCGACCCCATCCACAATGAACGGAGAATTCTCGATGACGTTATTGCGCCACACATCGTCCGTATGAACCGTGCGAGTGTTTGTCGATGTGTTCAAGATTTGATACTTTAATCGTACTACGCTAGCACCATCGGAGAGAAAACTACTGAGATCCAAACCACTATCGGGCATGGAAATGGACGTCAATCCGACCTCCCAATCCCCTTCAAACTGGACCACCTGAGGAAGTCGCGACTTGAACGTGTTGGTCCGATTATCCGGAAACTCTCTCGAAGGATCGCTGAGCACGACGATGCGATCCATGGCGACGACGAAAATGAAGACAGAGCGTGCTTGTTGTATTCTTTGGAAAGACCACGGGACGGCCGTCACTTTCCTTGACACGAACGTGGACCGTCTCGATCTGAGATCCTCGTAGACGATGGTAGTGTACCTGTTGTGGTTCCCACCAGACACCTCCGCTTTTATAGGGAACGGTACGCAGCAATTGGTCGTACGACTCCTCCAACCATTGACTTTCCACTAAATTGACGTAGACAAAGAGGGGACGTTCGATCGGTTGCTTCGCCAAGGGAGTGGGTTTCAATCTGGCAAAGGCCTCGTTCAGACGCACGAACCGCCAATTGAAGGCTTTGGCCATCACCAAGAAATGAGCATTGTTATAGAACGCATGCCATCCCGAACCTTCAGCGACCAAGGCTACCGGCCCGgtggttttggtaaaagcacTAGGGTACGACGGAAAGACGGATCCGTCGCGAAACTGTTCTTGGGTGTAATCCGGTGTTGGGGCGGTCTCGTCAATGGCTTCCATGAGGAGATTGGGTCCTTTCTTGTAGTGACCCGGTAGTGGTTGAAAAACTCCGTGTTGTATCACCGTCTTGACACACCATCCCATATGGAAAGCCAGTTCGCTGACCCATCCAAAATACTTCCACATGATTCCCTGCTGATACACGAGCGTATTATCCAAAAGCAAGTCGTCTCCCTTCCATACAAACTTGGCCATAGTATTGTATCTCGTCGTCTTTGGAGGGGTCTGACTCGTGTCCGTGACTTCAAAGTAAAGATGTTCTCCGGCACTCAAATTTTGATGGATCTTCTGTTGCATCAGATCAAGGATCTGTTTGACAAATTCCACACCCGTCTCGGATGGAGTGAGCTCCGATAACCAGATGACTCTTCGTTGATTTTGAAAGGTATGCATCTCTCCCTTGGCATTCTTTTTCCAGGTGGTATAGAAAAACATGCACACGTAACCTTCCTTATTCCACGTCTCTGGATGACCCGCACCATGGTACGACTCGTGAACCAGGATCTTTTCGGGGAACGAAGGCGGTGGCGGTGGTGGCGGTGGAATGTCAGGCAGAAAGACGCCACTCAATCCCACTTCCCAACGATCCGTGTCCTGCTGCCAGGCACGACCGTCAGGCAGACGGACTTTAAACTCGGAAGGACCATTGTCGGGAAACTCGGATTTTTGAACATGACTCGACAACGTCACATAACGAGACATCGTGTATGGTATCTTTTATTTGTATCTTTTGTATCTTTTATACATGTCGCAACGCAGAACGAGGAATCCAACTATCGTATTTCTTAGGCCAACCTAACCAACGCACTTTCACGAGACGCTTGCGTCGTTGCAAAATCTTTTCCACGCGGAACAAAGCTTCGTCGGGCACGGTCACTTTCTGAACGTCTTCTTCGTAGAAACTACCTTCGAGAGGCGTGCCATCCCATTCTTTCAGTTTATACGTGACCACGGGTCCGGGTACCACGCGTTGTACGACAAACACTTCTTCGGTCCAACCTGGCAGATACCCTTTCTTGAACGGACGATGTTTCTTGCTGAGTCGAACGCGATCGCCCACTTTGAGTTTGGGACGAGGACGCCGCTTCAGGCGTTTGCCGTACAACGTGGACCACACCGCGCCTTCGTTCTTCTCCGTCACGTCGCGTGGCGCCATACCGATACTCCGATGACGACTCCCATTGTACCCGTCGAGGAGTTGGGGCAACACCTTGACATACACTCGCGTATTACGCGCCGTGAAATAACGATACATGCGTTGTTTTAACGTACGATTAAAACGTTCGACGATCGAAGCTTTGGCATCCCCGTGTGTCGAAAAATGGTGAATGCCTTCTTGTTCCAACATGTTTCTGAACGGTGCATTGTAAAATTCTTTTCCAGCATCCGTCTGTAAACGTAACGGTTTCCGTCCACTCTGTCGCAAA containing:
- the LOC138005249 gene encoding uncharacterized protein, which translates into the protein MIRQPSSTMIVGPSGSGKTQLTEALLTQGNVFEGDRTKPCHYCYAVWQPRFERMKGRGIRFHEGIPDISDLRQWFGKSQGGILVLDDLMDEGGNDKRVLDLFTRESHHRNITVLYLCQDLFPSGKYAKTISRNAHYLFVFKNPRDQSGFRALTLQAFPDRWRDVLRLFERCTQRPYGYIMMDLHPASDDRYRLFSCVTPSDGPTQVWKRE
- the LOC138005250 gene encoding uncharacterized protein F54H12.2-like, which encodes MPIKKPNEVWRPSLDDESPTDGRSFTVASTTRLPSTSVCSYYKRQEPRSVRWLVDAAPTESTTTTYQKKKNTMSVELFTMPSTDITVDSYRMIPYSAAMTGIVPVTFTVPGLDEFVDLGRSFFEIELKLNSASTNGIVTDANSASDANNTKFVYVTNNLAHGLFKQINLRLGGVLMSEQTDTYMYKSFIETLLNYSRDEGDTLLAPQGWVNYLNVEEQLAAAGGDDDISTTAGWAHNSTNALKTATKLFYGNNKATMIMYPHLAAMRTGRLLVPRVEMVMELFCNTPDFFLFGTKTSGTGVKRYVTLGAGDIKVTFHLCRVNLNVSVGNELMAKIDVKGQMANYPMVKSQIRTFSFDGKTTLWTEDQIFTGRLPDRLVVGLLDSKAFNGDLEYYPYAFQDFGVKSIRQLVGGEEYPYPTLELNGTNTRKDWLGYQRLLEASGSLANHRPHMIQPGDWGYGKNCTLFMFNNVPSGNADSPYHRNPKQKGKLRLEIRFNAAPDKNITILVFGEFEDSFQAGTNGNILYQKYE